One genomic region from Ptychodera flava strain L36383 chromosome 14, AS_Pfla_20210202, whole genome shotgun sequence encodes:
- the LOC139149859 gene encoding uncharacterized protein, with product MHVAYEEVMTTNAKSVRRPTPNLPVKDAYGRLDFKVDVNCNLEELRARCRDEANRVDELAKQVEQVAERLVRYGNHNGQRQAFTHALWMYRVTREFGPDVAKSFGDAYEMRAMGPVGERLMNLFNNGVGRVMAKDATNHGLSDINLILNSLQEGALQTWADPSYALIPSDKTTVGARKYHGFL from the exons ATGCACGTAGCGTACGAAGAAGTCATGACAACAAACGCCAAAA GTGTTAGAAGGCCGACTCCAAACCTCCCTGTCAAGGATGCTTACGGGCGGTTGGATTTTAAAGTGGACGTCAACTGCAACCTTGAAGAGCTGCGGGCGAGATGCAGAGATGAAGCGAATAGGGTTGACGAACTCGCCAAACAAGTTGAACAAGTAGCAGAACGACTGGTCAGATATG GCAACCATAACGGACAGAGACAGGCTTTTACCCACGCTCTCTGGATGTACCGCGTCACCCGTGAATTTGGACCTGACGTAGCAAAGTCATTCGGCGACGCTTACGAAATGCGTGCTATGGGTCCCGTAGGCGAGAGGCTGATGAACCTGTTCAACAATGGGGTCGGCAGAGTTATGGCCAAGGACGCTACGAACCATGGACTGAGTGACATCAACTTGATTTTGAACTCGCTCCAGGAGGGCGCCTTGCAGACATGGGCCGATCCCTCGTATGCTCTGATACCGAGCGATAAGACGACAGTTGGTGCGAGAAAGTATCACGGATTCTTGTAA